One Persicobacter psychrovividus DNA window includes the following coding sequences:
- a CDS encoding DUF3244 domain-containing protein — protein MKHLLTFILICGIFCCSSTLRAQSNTKEKYTIKMMTTDANGHQKTITKTYDSRQAMEADQANVQKQMQEAGMNGAFSFSSSSSFSSTDSTGADPFSGFGFQQNMIPDNFDSLFQHGMANMGSFFNDSSFQQFFDNNGTGAPQGFSPQQIQQLKQQAMAQLQQAHVSSGDIQQYMQAHFPAAKKTTRLHNLTPEEQKQSGFDPLKLQNIELMVQDNQISIGFEAKAKNLEMKLLNGQQQAILQRSISAVDGAYQTTIDTAPLEAGEYQLQIIQGKKAFQKHLSIQ, from the coding sequence ATGAAACACCTACTGACATTTATCCTCATTTGTGGTATATTTTGTTGTTCGTCCACTTTGCGGGCACAATCAAATACCAAAGAAAAATATACCATAAAAATGATGACCACCGATGCCAACGGCCATCAGAAAACCATCACCAAAACTTACGACAGCCGCCAGGCCATGGAGGCCGATCAGGCCAATGTGCAAAAGCAAATGCAAGAAGCGGGCATGAATGGGGCGTTCTCCTTTTCGTCTTCCTCGTCTTTTTCTTCCACTGACTCCACAGGCGCAGATCCATTTTCGGGCTTCGGATTTCAGCAAAATATGATCCCCGATAATTTCGACAGCCTCTTTCAGCATGGTATGGCCAATATGGGGTCGTTCTTCAACGACAGTTCCTTTCAGCAATTTTTCGACAACAACGGCACAGGGGCCCCTCAGGGATTTTCGCCACAACAAATACAACAGCTGAAACAGCAGGCCATGGCACAACTTCAGCAAGCCCACGTTTCTTCAGGAGATATACAGCAGTATATGCAGGCACATTTTCCTGCTGCCAAAAAAACTACCCGACTGCATAACCTGACACCCGAAGAGCAAAAACAAAGTGGTTTTGATCCGCTGAAATTGCAAAATATAGAATTGATGGTTCAGGACAACCAGATTTCTATCGGCTTTGAGGCCAAGGCCAAAAACCTTGAAATGAAACTACTCAACGGCCAACAGCAAGCCATACTTCAGCGAAGCATCTCGGCGGTGGATGGCGCCTACCAAACCACCATTGACACAGCCCCCCTTGAGGCAGGGGAGTATCAGCTTCAAATTATACAAGGTAAAAAAGCCTTTCAGAAGCACCTCTCCATTCAGTAA
- a CDS encoding HAMP domain-containing sensor histidine kinase: MNKRNLNIVIGIMCLSTLCLLGFQLYWVGNAMKVNEERFNQDVHMALNAVALNLEKQEVIHRVHQQQKALTDSDLLFWVDQMQSHGYPTSILDQNGKLRNSQQLQQQIQRMQGQMTNMMTALGLPVQGLNFKDLMNAGEGQWSISLQQGDSIYTYGNSFFSKGKPNRKLNKKGFGQWKKQQRSPAAMKQEQEKRMNERNKMVQAIVDQMFAQPRTVAQKLKKHTLDSLLHAELGRRGMHLDYEYGVTQNDHWLMSSHASIKAAELVSSDFYTTLYPNDFFNSNTKLLVNFPNKDRFLLGKVGLALGSSLLLVLVMILCFGYAIHTILHQKKISEMKNDFVNNMTHEFKTPIATVSLACEALADPDMRQSGSIVDRYLGIIRNENKRLGQQVEKVLQVARMDRKKMKVKWETVDVIKVAKQTVQNIALQVEKRGGSIQIEQTAKRTVLRSDRVHLTNIIENLLDNANKYSQGEPHIRLQIEETKNALMLSVIDQGCGMSKEHIRNIFDKFYRISTGNLHDVKGFGLGLSYVKSAVEAIGGEVEVSSQLGKGSTFTLFLPYGTENKDSIG; encoded by the coding sequence ATGAACAAGAGAAATCTAAATATCGTCATCGGCATCATGTGCCTCTCTACACTCTGCCTGCTGGGTTTTCAGCTGTATTGGGTAGGGAATGCCATGAAAGTGAATGAAGAGCGTTTTAATCAGGATGTTCATATGGCACTGAATGCCGTAGCGCTGAACCTTGAAAAACAGGAGGTGATCCATCGGGTGCATCAACAGCAAAAAGCACTGACCGATTCTGACTTGCTGTTTTGGGTCGATCAGATGCAATCTCACGGCTACCCGACCTCCATACTGGACCAGAATGGGAAGTTGCGTAACAGCCAGCAGTTGCAGCAGCAGATTCAGCGCATGCAAGGGCAGATGACCAACATGATGACGGCCCTGGGCTTACCTGTACAGGGGCTGAATTTTAAAGACCTGATGAATGCTGGTGAAGGACAATGGTCGATCAGTTTGCAGCAGGGCGATTCTATTTATACTTATGGCAACTCCTTTTTTTCCAAGGGAAAACCAAACCGCAAGTTGAATAAAAAGGGCTTTGGCCAATGGAAAAAACAACAGCGATCTCCCGCTGCAATGAAACAGGAGCAGGAAAAGCGGATGAATGAGCGCAATAAAATGGTGCAGGCCATTGTTGATCAGATGTTTGCCCAACCCCGAACCGTTGCTCAGAAACTTAAAAAGCATACCCTCGACTCCCTACTCCATGCCGAACTTGGACGTCGAGGCATGCACCTCGATTATGAGTATGGTGTAACGCAAAACGATCACTGGCTGATGAGTAGCCATGCGAGCATTAAAGCGGCGGAACTTGTGAGTTCTGACTTCTACACCACGCTTTACCCCAATGATTTCTTCAATTCCAACACCAAACTATTGGTGAATTTCCCTAATAAAGACCGCTTCCTGCTGGGGAAAGTCGGCCTTGCTTTGGGCTCCTCATTGTTGTTGGTGCTGGTGATGATTCTTTGTTTTGGTTACGCCATTCATACGATTCTGCATCAGAAGAAAATTTCTGAAATGAAGAATGACTTTGTCAATAACATGACCCACGAGTTCAAAACCCCTATTGCGACGGTCTCGCTGGCCTGCGAAGCACTCGCCGATCCAGATATGAGGCAGTCGGGGTCCATTGTGGATCGCTACCTCGGGATTATCAGGAATGAAAACAAACGCCTTGGACAGCAGGTGGAAAAGGTGTTGCAGGTTGCCCGCATGGATCGTAAAAAGATGAAAGTGAAGTGGGAAACGGTGGATGTGATCAAGGTGGCCAAACAGACAGTGCAAAACATTGCTCTTCAGGTGGAAAAGCGTGGAGGGTCTATTCAAATCGAGCAAACCGCCAAACGAACAGTACTCCGATCGGACCGTGTTCACTTGACCAATATTATTGAAAACCTGTTGGATAATGCCAACAAATACTCGCAGGGAGAACCGCATATTCGCCTGCAAATTGAAGAAACAAAAAATGCATTGATGCTTTCTGTAATTGATCAGGGCTGTGGAATGAGCAAAGAACATATCCGAAATATTTTTGATAAATTCTACCGTATTTCCACAGGAAACCTTCACGATGTAAAGGGTTTTGGCCTTGGGCTCTCCTATGTAAAGTCGGCCGTGGAGGCCATTGGCGGAGAAGTGGAAGTCAGCAGTCAATTGGGAAAAGGATCAACATTTACGCTATTTTTACCTTATGGAACAGAAAACAAAGATTCTATTGGTTGA
- a CDS encoding response regulator transcription factor, with translation MEQKTKILLVEDDPSLGQILQEYLTIKGYETTWCEDGAEAWATFQKEQFHLCLLDVMLPKKDGFTLSKDIKNSSKDVPFIFLTAKSMKEDTLEGLSLGADDYMTKPFSMEELLLRIKAILRRTYADAPQQETAKVFEFGDCVLDVHLQELAVKGHKIHLTAKEVGLLRLLVMKKNQTMERSDALKEIWQDDSYFNARSMDVYIAKLRKYLKPDPSVLIQTIHGQGFRLAEIDQAAS, from the coding sequence ATGGAACAGAAAACAAAGATTCTATTGGTTGAGGATGACCCCAGCCTTGGACAGATCTTGCAGGAATATTTAACCATCAAAGGGTATGAAACTACCTGGTGTGAGGATGGCGCCGAAGCATGGGCCACTTTTCAGAAGGAGCAATTTCATTTGTGCCTGCTGGATGTGATGTTGCCCAAAAAAGATGGTTTTACCCTCTCGAAAGACATCAAAAATTCCAGTAAAGATGTCCCCTTTATTTTCCTGACCGCCAAGTCCATGAAAGAGGATACGCTGGAAGGGCTGAGCCTCGGGGCTGATGATTACATGACCAAGCCGTTCTCTATGGAGGAACTTTTGCTTCGGATCAAAGCAATACTGCGCAGGACTTATGCCGATGCACCGCAGCAGGAAACGGCCAAAGTTTTTGAGTTTGGCGACTGTGTGCTTGATGTGCACCTGCAGGAGTTGGCCGTGAAAGGTCATAAAATTCACCTGACCGCCAAAGAGGTTGGACTTTTAAGACTTTTAGTGATGAAGAAAAACCAGACGATGGAGCGCTCCGATGCCCTGAAAGAGATCTGGCAGGATGATTCTTACTTTAATGCCCGAAGCATGGATGTTTACATTGCCAAACTGCGAAAGTACCTCAAGCCTGACCCTTCAGTTTTGATCCAGACCATTCATGGGCAGGGATTCCGCCTGGCGGAAATTGACCAAGCGGCATCCTGA
- a CDS encoding 1-(5-phosphoribosyl)-5-[(5-phosphoribosylamino)methylideneamino] imidazole-4-carboxamide isomerase, translating to MIEIIPSLAVLQNKVVRLQQGKFDSAKEYDKSPTDLAKRFEDIGAKQIHIVDLDGVKRKEPVNLDMLDTISSHCSLSVNFAGGVYTDGAINKVFEYGAKSVTAGGLSVLNPRLFVGWMMTYGRERIALSADSLGGMIMTDGWLKNTQIATEDHIAYFASRGLKYFKVTDISRDGTLEGPDTEFFKSLVEKFPDINIMASGGIKCIDDIKKLEDVGVKGVVIGKAVYEDHIKIEDLGVFA from the coding sequence ATGATCGAAATAATCCCTTCTTTAGCAGTGTTGCAGAACAAGGTTGTTCGCCTCCAGCAAGGTAAGTTTGACTCCGCCAAAGAGTATGACAAGTCGCCAACCGACTTGGCGAAGCGATTTGAGGATATTGGCGCCAAGCAAATTCATATTGTTGACCTTGATGGTGTCAAGCGAAAAGAGCCTGTGAACTTGGATATGTTAGACACAATCAGTTCGCATTGTTCACTGAGTGTGAATTTTGCAGGAGGGGTTTATACTGATGGGGCGATCAATAAAGTATTTGAGTACGGCGCCAAAAGTGTTACCGCAGGGGGGCTTTCAGTGCTCAACCCTCGGTTGTTTGTAGGTTGGATGATGACCTACGGACGTGAAAGAATCGCTTTGTCGGCAGATTCGCTCGGAGGGATGATCATGACGGACGGCTGGCTGAAAAACACACAGATTGCCACCGAGGATCATATTGCCTATTTCGCCTCGAGGGGTTTGAAATATTTTAAGGTGACCGACATTTCTCGGGATGGTACTTTAGAGGGGCCTGATACTGAGTTCTTTAAATCGTTGGTGGAGAAGTTTCCTGATATTAATATCATGGCCAGCGGGGGAATCAAGTGTATTGATGATATCAAAAAGCTTGAAGATGTAGGCGTAAAGGGTGTTGTGATCGGTAAAGCCGTTTATGAAGACCATATAAAAATAGAAGACTTAGGTGTATTTGCTTAG
- the metF gene encoding methylenetetrahydrofolate reductase [NAD(P)H]: MKIQKIFEKKSKTFSFEFFPPKSTRANIEFGINLGQLLRLSPDFVSVTYGAGGSHQEATFDLVDYIQNKHELTTMVHYTCVGADEQKIKTDLDYLQGIGIENFMLLRGDPPKGESSFKIQESGFNNASDLVAYAKTITDATLGVAGYPEKHPEAVDMNSDISYLKNKMEQGGDFIVTQMFFDNDAYFSFVERCRKAGIKARIIPGIMPITNFKQIKRFSSMVNAHIPDEIINAMEPLQDSPDKMYKVGVYLALKQCMELLERGAPGLHFYTLNKSRATVDIFEALPEWLKRS, from the coding sequence ATGAAAATTCAAAAAATTTTTGAAAAAAAATCAAAAACCTTCTCTTTCGAGTTCTTCCCTCCTAAAAGTACTCGGGCAAATATAGAATTTGGCATCAACCTGGGGCAACTTTTACGTTTGAGTCCTGATTTCGTTTCGGTTACTTATGGTGCTGGAGGAAGTCATCAGGAGGCCACTTTTGATTTGGTGGATTATATCCAGAATAAGCACGAGCTCACGACAATGGTACACTATACGTGCGTCGGTGCTGATGAGCAGAAAATAAAAACCGATCTTGATTACCTTCAAGGGATTGGAATTGAGAATTTTATGTTGCTCCGTGGCGATCCACCTAAAGGAGAGTCGAGTTTCAAAATTCAGGAAAGCGGTTTTAATAATGCCAGTGATCTGGTTGCTTATGCCAAGACCATCACAGATGCAACGCTTGGTGTGGCGGGCTACCCTGAAAAGCACCCTGAAGCTGTGGACATGAATTCAGACATCAGTTATCTGAAAAATAAAATGGAGCAAGGCGGGGACTTCATTGTTACCCAGATGTTCTTTGATAACGACGCTTACTTTTCTTTTGTAGAAAGGTGCCGTAAAGCGGGGATCAAGGCAAGGATTATTCCTGGGATTATGCCTATCACGAATTTCAAGCAGATCAAGCGCTTTTCATCGATGGTGAATGCCCATATTCCTGATGAGATCATCAATGCGATGGAACCGCTACAGGATTCGCCAGACAAGATGTATAAAGTCGGGGTTTATCTTGCCTTAAAGCAGTGTATGGAGCTTCTCGAACGTGGGGCGCCTGGCTTGCATTTTTATACCCTCAACAAATCGCGTGCGACAGTCGATATTTTTGAGGCTTTGCCTGAGTGGCTGAAACGCTCTTGA
- a CDS encoding MarC family protein yields the protein MIAYKLFLTTVFLGFFSMMNPFALIPVYASLVERFDGHTRRKIANKACIVSFFLLALFVLLGNVIFQMFGITLNAFRLVGGAIMISAGVELLRGKMSKENRPKGDVEREDMSSEDIAISPLAVPILAGPGTLAVGMNFSGMYPGWWYSFAIVGIGAVTLSIVYFSFIYCELITKFLGRDLMDVIARIIGLIIAVMGVQMILFGIQSVLEGWGLIHGLSV from the coding sequence ATGATAGCATACAAATTGTTTTTAACCACCGTGTTTTTGGGTTTTTTCTCGATGATGAACCCCTTTGCATTGATCCCTGTTTATGCAAGCTTGGTGGAGCGATTCGACGGACATACCCGACGTAAAATCGCCAATAAAGCCTGCATTGTCAGCTTCTTTTTGCTGGCACTTTTCGTGCTGCTCGGAAATGTGATTTTTCAGATGTTCGGGATTACCCTGAATGCTTTTCGTTTAGTGGGCGGCGCCATCATGATTTCCGCTGGCGTAGAGTTGCTTCGGGGGAAAATGAGTAAGGAAAATCGCCCTAAAGGGGATGTGGAGCGCGAGGACATGTCGTCAGAGGATATTGCCATTTCGCCTCTTGCGGTCCCGATTTTGGCGGGGCCAGGTACGCTGGCAGTCGGTATGAACTTCTCAGGAATGTATCCTGGCTGGTGGTATTCTTTTGCCATTGTGGGCATTGGCGCAGTTACACTGAGTATCGTTTACTTTTCTTTTATTTACTGTGAACTGATCACTAAATTTCTCGGTCGCGACCTGATGGACGTTATCGCAAGAATCATCGGTTTAATTATTGCCGTTATGGGAGTGCAAATGATCCTGTTCGGAATTCAGTCTGTATTGGAAGGCTGGGGGCTGATTCACGGGCTGTCAGTATAA